CGAATCAATCTCTTTCTGATACTTCGCCTTGCACATGATCAGGCCGCCGCGAGGTCCGCGAAGGGTCTTGTGCGTGGTCGTCGTCACGAAATCCGCATACGGAACCGGACTCGGGTGAATGCCTGCAGCGACGAGACCCGCAATGTGTGCGATGTCTGCCAGCATGAGCGCGCCCACCTCTTGCGCGATCTCGCTCATGCGCTTGAAATCAATGATGCGCGGGTAAGCGCTCGCACCCACCGTGATCATCTTCGGCTTGTGCTCACGGGCCATCTGCGCAAGTTGATCGTAATCGATGCGCTCGTCTTCCTTGCGCACACCGTAGTGCACGATCTCGAAGAACTTGCCGGAGAAATTCGCCTTGTTGCCATGGGTCAAGTGACCGCCGTGGCTCAAGTCCATGGTCAGCATCTTGTCACCGGGCTTCAGCATGGCGAAGTAAACGGCCATGTTTGCACCGGAGCCGGAGTGCGGTTGCACGTTCGCGTGTTCAGCCCCGAAGAGTTGTTTGGCGCGATCGATGGCCAACTGCTCCACCAAGTCCACATTCTCGCAACCACCGTACCAGCGCTTCGCCGGATAACCCTCGGCGTACTTGTTCGTCAACACCGAGCCTTGCGCTTCCATCACGGCGGGGCTGGTGAAGTTTTCGCTCGCGATGAGCTCGATGTTTTCCTGTTGGCGTTGGCGTTCCTGACCGATCAATTTGGCGATCTCAGGGTCCACTTGGGCGAGGGTCTGGGCCGTAGGGCCGCAGCACGTAGAAGCAGTTTTCTCCATCTTATTTACTCGTCTTTCATGCCGTCCGCCTTCAAAGCGGGCGTTCAAAAATGTATCCACGATGCGCTTGGCCAGCTCGGTGGTCACCAGCTTCTCACCGAGACAAAGCACGTTCGCGTTATTATGCTGGCGGCTGAGCGCAGCCATCTCTTCATTGAAAACCAAAGCGGCACGGATACCGGGCACCTTATTCGCTGTGATGCTCATGCCCACACCGGTTGTGCAGACCAGAATGCCTTCATCCGCCTGATTCCTCACGACGCATTGTGCGACTGCATGCGCGAAGTCCGGATAATCCGTGGATTCAGTGGACAGTGTACCTAAATCTTCCACCGTCATCCCCTGCTCTTGCAGATGATTCTTGAGCGCTTCCTTCAACTTGAAACCACCGTGATCAGAACCGATTGCTACTGTCTTCTTCATGGATGCGTGAACCGGAGCCGCTGCGGCTTCCGTCTGTTCAATAAATTTTACTGCGGACTTCACGCCCGCTTCGATCTCGTCACGGCACATCGCGTAGACGTGATAGGGCGAGCCGATGGGGTCGGAGATTTCTTTATCGTAACCTTCCACTGAATCATCAAACTCGCGGAGCAGGAACGCCTTCTCTGCCGCATGTGGATACATGTAGATCAGGCTATCCAGATGGCTCTGGGTCATGCCGAAGATGTAATCCGCCTGATCTACCAACTGGCCCGTCACCATGCGGCTTGTCTGCCGGGAGATATCGATGCCCTTCTCGCGCATCGCGGTCACGGAATGCGTGCTGGGTACCTGGCCGTTCATCGCCCCGACACCCGCGGAGATGATGCGAAAACCCTTCCGGTTTTTCACCGCGTCACGGAAGAAACCTTCCGCCATGGGACTGCGGCAAATGTTCCCGGTGCAAATCACCAAAATTGTAATCTCGCCAGCCATCAAAGTCGTTAAAAGTGGGATGCTAACGCCGAATCGTCAACGGCGAAATCCCGTTGTCGTGAGAATGTTTAAATTGACTCTACCGCCCCGGGGCAACCCTATTTCTTGCTTTTATAATCCCGCACCATCGAGAGACCTTTTACCAAGTCCAAAGCCCGCGCCAAAGCGGGATCGCGAACCACCTTGCCCGGCGCTTCACCTGGCTTGACTGGAACCACTTCCACATCAGGATTCAACCCCTCTTTATGACGGCGCACCAGTTCGGCCTCATTAATAAGACGGGTCGGCGTACTGGCAACGGGCGGCTTGTTTGTGGAGGATTCGCCAATGACTTTGTAAGCGTCCGCCAGATACATCTGTTCATCCAGCAGACTGACGTCCACCTTGATATCCGGCTTTACGCCATCAAATGGCATCGCAGAACCATCATCAAATTTGATTTCTCCCGTCGCCACCCGCAATGTCTGTCCGGTAGACAAAGGGATATCGCGATACAAGCTCAACTGTCCGGCTGTTTGCGAGCCTAGCAACAATCCAACTTTTGCCGCCCGCAAAGAAGCCGCTAATACTTCCACCGCATCTTGTGATTTACGATTCACCAAGATGACTACGGGAATTTGATTCAATGCACTGCGCCCCGTGGATTGCTCCGCCTTGCCGCCGACTGTCGCGATCGTTTTGCCCTCCGGAAAGAAACAATCGGCGACTTTATAGATATTCTGGTAATCACTGCCCTTGGCAAAACGCAGATCCAACACGAAACCTTTTAGCTTATTCGTGCTGGCGAGCTGATGCATCGCTTCACCGACAGGCTTGTCCGCAGCGGCATCCAGATCGCCAAGCCGCACATAACCATACGCCGCATCAAAGACTGAGGACACCGCCACCGCTGGTCTTGGCTTGGTATCGACATCATCCGCTTTCGCGACATTGGTTACCAACACGGCACGGTTGCCCAACTTGCTTAACAAGCCTTCCACGGCTGCCCCTTGCAAATCCTTCTCGCTTAGTCCCGTCAGGTTAGTCTTCAGGATGGAATAGACTTCCTCAAAACTCGGCGAGGCGGCGTGACTGGTGAGCGTCACCAGCGACAAAGCCACAGATAGAATCAACCGTTTCATGCTCATACTATCTCAGCGAAGTGCCTTGGATGCAATGTCCCGTCTGAAATGAGCGCCTTCGAAATGGATCAAGGCCACGGCCTTGTACGCCGTCTCCCGCGCCTCCTTAAGTGTTGGCGCCCAAGAAGTCACACCAAGAACACGTCCGCCATTCGTCACTACCTGACCGTCTTTCAAGGCTGTTCCCGCATGGAATACTTTCGTGTTCGGCAGTGCATTCGCCTTGTCCAACCCGGTGATGATTTTCCCTTTCGGATAACTGCCCGGATAACCGCCCGAGGCCATCACCACACAGACGGAAGCCATCGCACTCCAATACATCGCCGTTTTATCCAAGGTGCCATCCACGCTGGCATTCAGGATTTTCACCAGATCGCTCTCCAAACGCGTCAGATACACCTGCGTTTCTGGATCGCCAAAACGCGCATTGAACTCGATCACCTTCGGACCGCTCTTCGTCAGCATGACGCCGGGATAAATGATGCCGTGATAATCAATCCCCTCCGCCTGGCAGCCCTTCAACCACGGGTCCAAAATCGCTTTACCAACTGCTTGCAACTCGGCATCGGTCAGAAATGGCGCCGGCGAATACGTGCCCATGCCGCCTGTATTCAGACCTTGGTCGTTATCGCCAATACGTTTGTGATCCTGCGAAGTTGGAAAAAGTTTCGCCGTCTTGCCATCAACGATCGCGTGCAAAGAAAGCTCCATGCCTTCTAGCAATTCCTGAATGACGACATTATTTCCAGCCGCACCAAACGCCTTGCCCACCATGATCTCATCGATGGCTGCATCCGCCTCCGCAACGGAAGTCGTCAGCAACACACCTTTGCCCAACGCAAGACCATCGGCCTTCACCGCGCAACGCCCATCCAGGCTGCGCGCGAATTCTTTCGCCTTCGCCGCATCCGAGAAGGTCGCGGCTTTCATCGTTGGGATGCCGTGACGTTCCATAAAGTGCTGCGTAAAAACCTTGGAAGCCTCAAATTCCGCGCCCTTCTTATTCGGCCCCCAGATGCGCAAGCCTTTGCTCTGGAACAGATCCACAATGCCCATGCCGAGCGGATTGTCCGGCCCCACGACCGTCAGATCTGGCTTATGCTCCAACGCAAACGACAACAGCTTGGGCAAATCCTCCGCACTGATGGCCACCAACTCCACGAGGCTGCCATTGCTAGCCAAGCGTTCCTCCGCGATACCCGCATTGCCCGGCGCGCACCACATCTTCGTCGGTTGGGGCGACTGCGCCAGCTTCCACACCAACGTGTGTTCCCGACCACCCGAACCGATGACCAATAACTTCATGCGCCCCGATTCAATCGCTTAAGCCACATCTGGGAAAGCACATTTAACAACATCTATACCGCTTCCTATTTTTCCTCACCCTTCAAATGCCGGTTGAAGAATGCCGTGATCTGCTGGTGAGCTTCCCGAGGCGCACCGATGGCGTGTCCTTTGTTCGGCACAATGTAGAGGGTCGATTCCACACCGGCCTTTAGCAACGCTTCATGCAACCACTTGCTGTGCTCCACGGGCACCATGTCGTCTTTATCGCCGTGAAGAATATAGAAAGGTGCATCATCGGGCGTGATGTATCGCATGGGACTCGCCTTGGCCGCCTTGTCCAAATTCTTTTCCAACGATCCTCCGAGCAATCGACCGATATCACTGGTAGGCGAACGTCGCTCGTCCTTATTTGTGATCAAGCGATCCAAATCGGTTGGCGGATAAAACGCACAGACTGCCTGCACGCGGCTGGACTGATCAAGGTTGCCGCCTACATCCCCTTCCAATTCCTTCACCTCCGGCGTGGTCCCGATCAGCGCGGCCAGGTGCCCACCTGCCGAGGCCCCAAACACTGCCACGTGCTCAGGATCAAGATTGAACCGGTTGGCATTCGCACGCAGCCAACGGATGGCACCTTTGCAATCATATAACTGGGCGGGAAACGGAGCGTCATCCATGAGCCGGTATTCAATACTGACGACGGCCATCCCATCTTTCGCCAGAAACGCCAGCGGACAAGGATAGCGGCTCCCTGATTTCCAGGAGCCACCATGAATCCAGATTATGACTGGCAACCGATTCGTCGCGTGCTTTGGCAAATAAATATCCAGATCCAAAACCTTCCCCTCTGGACGTCCATACTCTAAATCCCGCTGCACAGCGACATAGCGCGCAGGATAGCTTTGGCACCCTGCACCAATCAGGATCAATAGTAAAAGCAGCCAACAAGCTTTTGGTTTTCTCACAAGATCAATATTCTCTCAAAAGACCGATCGCACAATTCCTCTCCTGCCATGTTCTACACTTCTATTGAACCAATGAGGACATTCCAGTGAATCGTGACAAAAAACAAAAAGGGCGGAACTGGATGGCCCAGGCCCGCCCGTTTTTAAAAGAATAAAAACTATCAGACCACTTGCGAGATGCCGGTGCCCTTGGCGATATCACCGATGATCCACGCCTTGTGGTTCGCGGCTTTGATCGTCTTCAAGGCCGCATCCGCTTTATCCGCGGAAACGATGGTCACCATGCCGATGCCCATGTTGAAGACCTGATACAGTTCGGCCTCGTCCACGCCGCCCTTTTCCTTGATCATCTTGAAGATCGGCAGCATGTCCCATGTGCCCTTGCGGATGATGACATCGCAATTCTTCGGCAGCACGCGCGGGATGTTGTCGATGAAACCGCCGCCCGTAATGTGCGCGAACGCTTTCACTGCATTCGGTTTGCCGTCCTTGTTGAACTTCTTCAACAGAGTTTGCACCGCCACATTGTAGCTCACGTGAACTTTCAGCAATTCATCACCGATCGTATTGCCCAGTTCCGCGACCTTGCTCTTCGGCTTCAACTTCAGCGTCTCGAAGAAAATCTTGCGGGCCAGTGAGTAACCATTCGTGTGCAGGCCGCTCGATTCGATGCCGATGACAACGTCGCCTTTCTTGATGGATTTTTGCCCATCCAGCATGCGGGACTTCTCGACCACGCCGACAATAGTGCCGCTGACATCATACTCGCCGGGTTGATAAAAGCCCGGCATCTGCGCCGTTTCACCACCGATGAGCGAGCAGTTATTGTAAGCGCAAGCACGTGCGAAGCCTTTGATGACATCTGTGAAAACGTGAGGTTCCAGTTTGCCAGTACCGAGGTAATCGAGGAAGAACAGCGGCTCCGCACCGAGCACCGCGATGTCATCCACGCAGTGATTCACGAGGTCCTCACCGATGGTGTCGTGCTTGTCCATCGCGAAGGCCAGCTTGAGCTTCGTGCCCACGCCGTCCACTGAGGACACGAGAATCGGCTGCTTATATTTCTTCACGTCGAGCGCGAAGAGACCACCGAAGCCACCCACTTTACCGAGAACTTCCTTACGGTGCGTGGAGGCGAGTAATTGCGGCAAGGTCGCTTTCACGCGATTGCCCAGATCGATATCTACACCAGCGGCGGCGTATGCTTTCTTCTTCATTTCAAATCAGATCAAAATTTCTCTTACAGCAATTTCGGCTGCTGCTCATCCTTGAACAACGAATCTCCCAGACTTTCGGCGCGTTGACGACGTATCTCAATGATGTGCTTGTCCACATTCGCATCATACGGCACGGGATAATCCCCATCGTAGCAAGCCATGCAGAAGCTGCTCTTCGGCAACTTCGTAGCGGCCACCATGCCATCTTGCGACAGATAGCCGAGCGAATCCGCATTTAGATAATCGCGGATCTCATCGATCGTATAATTCGCTGCCATCAGCTTCTTGCGATCCGGGAAGTCGATGCCATACACGCACGGATTCTTGTGCGGCGGGCAAGAGACGAGCACGTGCACTTCTG
This DNA window, taken from Verrucomicrobiia bacterium, encodes the following:
- the rpiB gene encoding ribose 5-phosphate isomerase B; translated protein: MAGEITILVICTGNICRSPMAEGFFRDAVKNRKGFRIISAGVGAMNGQVPSTHSVTAMREKGIDISRQTSRMVTGQLVDQADYIFGMTQSHLDSLIYMYPHAAEKAFLLREFDDSVEGYDKEISDPIGSPYHVYAMCRDEIEAGVKSAVKFIEQTEAAAAPVHASMKKTVAIGSDHGGFKLKEALKNHLQEQGMTVEDLGTLSTESTDYPDFAHAVAQCVVRNQADEGILVCTTGVGMSITANKVPGIRAALVFNEEMAALSRQHNNANVLCLGEKLVTTELAKRIVDTFLNARFEGGRHERRVNKMEKTASTCCGPTAQTLAQVDPEIAKLIGQERQRQQENIELIASENFTSPAVMEAQGSVLTNKYAEGYPAKRWYGGCENVDLVEQLAIDRAKQLFGAEHANVQPHSGSGANMAVYFAMLKPGDKMLTMDLSHGGHLTHGNKANFSGKFFEIVHYGVRKEDERIDYDQLAQMAREHKPKMITVGASAYPRIIDFKRMSEIAQEVGALMLADIAHIAGLVAAGIHPSPVPYADFVTTTTHKTLRGPRGGLIMCKAKYQKEIDSQAFPGIQGGPLMHVIAAKAVCFQEALQPTFKSYQQQIVQNAAALAQGMIKNGYRLVSGGTENHLMLVDVGAKGITGKDSQIALDEAGITTNKNTIPFETRSPFQASGVRLGTPAVTTRGMKEAEMAEIADMISEVLKDIKNIDAAHSVRERVKRLTAKFPLPY
- a CDS encoding S41 family peptidase, with amino-acid sequence MKRLILSVALSLVTLTSHAASPSFEEVYSILKTNLTGLSEKDLQGAAVEGLLSKLGNRAVLVTNVAKADDVDTKPRPAVAVSSVFDAAYGYVRLGDLDAAADKPVGEAMHQLASTNKLKGFVLDLRFAKGSDYQNIYKVADCFFPEGKTIATVGGKAEQSTGRSALNQIPVVILVNRKSQDAVEVLAASLRAAKVGLLLGSQTAGQLSLYRDIPLSTGQTLRVATGEIKFDDGSAMPFDGVKPDIKVDVSLLDEQMYLADAYKVIGESSTNKPPVASTPTRLINEAELVRRHKEGLNPDVEVVPVKPGEAPGKVVRDPALARALDLVKGLSMVRDYKSKK
- the purD gene encoding phosphoribosylamine--glycine ligase translates to MKLLVIGSGGREHTLVWKLAQSPQPTKMWCAPGNAGIAEERLASNGSLVELVAISAEDLPKLLSFALEHKPDLTVVGPDNPLGMGIVDLFQSKGLRIWGPNKKGAEFEASKVFTQHFMERHGIPTMKAATFSDAAKAKEFARSLDGRCAVKADGLALGKGVLLTTSVAEADAAIDEIMVGKAFGAAGNNVVIQELLEGMELSLHAIVDGKTAKLFPTSQDHKRIGDNDQGLNTGGMGTYSPAPFLTDAELQAVGKAILDPWLKGCQAEGIDYHGIIYPGVMLTKSGPKVIEFNARFGDPETQVYLTRLESDLVKILNASVDGTLDKTAMYWSAMASVCVVMASGGYPGSYPKGKIITGLDKANALPNTKVFHAGTALKDGQVVTNGGRVLGVTSWAPTLKEARETAYKAVALIHFEGAHFRRDIASKALR
- a CDS encoding alpha/beta hydrolase; amino-acid sequence: MQRDLEYGRPEGKVLDLDIYLPKHATNRLPVIIWIHGGSWKSGSRYPCPLAFLAKDGMAVVSIEYRLMDDAPFPAQLYDCKGAIRWLRANANRFNLDPEHVAVFGASAGGHLAALIGTTPEVKELEGDVGGNLDQSSRVQAVCAFYPPTDLDRLITNKDERRSPTSDIGRLLGGSLEKNLDKAAKASPMRYITPDDAPFYILHGDKDDMVPVEHSKWLHEALLKAGVESTLYIVPNKGHAIGAPREAHQQITAFFNRHLKGEEK
- the purM gene encoding phosphoribosylformylglycinamidine cyclo-ligase, producing the protein MKKKAYAAAGVDIDLGNRVKATLPQLLASTHRKEVLGKVGGFGGLFALDVKKYKQPILVSSVDGVGTKLKLAFAMDKHDTIGEDLVNHCVDDIAVLGAEPLFFLDYLGTGKLEPHVFTDVIKGFARACAYNNCSLIGGETAQMPGFYQPGEYDVSGTIVGVVEKSRMLDGQKSIKKGDVVIGIESSGLHTNGYSLARKIFFETLKLKPKSKVAELGNTIGDELLKVHVSYNVAVQTLLKKFNKDGKPNAVKAFAHITGGGFIDNIPRVLPKNCDVIIRKGTWDMLPIFKMIKEKGGVDEAELYQVFNMGIGMVTIVSADKADAALKTIKAANHKAWIIGDIAKGTGISQVV